One Pogoniulus pusillus isolate bPogPus1 chromosome 22, bPogPus1.pri, whole genome shotgun sequence DNA segment encodes these proteins:
- the NEUROG1 gene encoding neurogenin-1 isoform X1, with translation MMPGEAASSAAADPPGAPRERRRRRGRARARTEALLHTLKRSRRVKANDRERNRMHHLNAALDELRSVLPTFPDDTKLTKIETLRFAYNYIWALSETLRLAEQCLPPPPAFRGATATVPPPSPGSDAGSWLSTASPSAPSLCASTSGPSSPATSEDCAYAPADTLLNFRGLPAAPGAPCR, from the exons AT GATGCCAGGGGAGGCGGCCAGCAGCGCTGCTGCGGACCCACCCGGCGCTCCGCGGGAGCGGAGGCGGAGGCGCGGCCGTGCGCGGGCGCGCACCGAAGCCCTTCTCCACACTCTGAAACGCAGCCGGCGGGTGAAAGCCAACGACCGGGAGCGGAACCGCATGCACCACCTGAACGCGGCGCTGGACGAGCTCCGCAGCGTCCTGCCCACCTTCCCCGACGACACCAAGCTCACCAAGATCGAGACTCTGCGCTTCGCCTACAACTACATCTGGGCCCTTTCCGAGACCCTCCGCCTGGCCGAGCAGTGCCTGCCGCCGCCCCCCGCCTTCCGCGGGGCCACCGCTACCGtcccccctcccagccccgGCAGCGATGCCGGTTCCTGGTTGTCCACCGCTTCCCCCTCCGCCCCTTCGCTCTGCGCCTCCACCTCCGGCCCCAGCAGCCCCGCTACCTCCGAGGACTGCGCTTACGCGCCCGCCGACACCCTGCTCAACTTCCGCGGGTTGCCCGCGGCCCCAGGCGCGCCTTGCCGCTAG
- the NEUROG1 gene encoding neurogenin-1 isoform X2, with the protein MPGEAASSAAADPPGAPRERRRRRGRARARTEALLHTLKRSRRVKANDRERNRMHHLNAALDELRSVLPTFPDDTKLTKIETLRFAYNYIWALSETLRLAEQCLPPPPAFRGATATVPPPSPGSDAGSWLSTASPSAPSLCASTSGPSSPATSEDCAYAPADTLLNFRGLPAAPGAPCR; encoded by the coding sequence ATGCCAGGGGAGGCGGCCAGCAGCGCTGCTGCGGACCCACCCGGCGCTCCGCGGGAGCGGAGGCGGAGGCGCGGCCGTGCGCGGGCGCGCACCGAAGCCCTTCTCCACACTCTGAAACGCAGCCGGCGGGTGAAAGCCAACGACCGGGAGCGGAACCGCATGCACCACCTGAACGCGGCGCTGGACGAGCTCCGCAGCGTCCTGCCCACCTTCCCCGACGACACCAAGCTCACCAAGATCGAGACTCTGCGCTTCGCCTACAACTACATCTGGGCCCTTTCCGAGACCCTCCGCCTGGCCGAGCAGTGCCTGCCGCCGCCCCCCGCCTTCCGCGGGGCCACCGCTACCGtcccccctcccagccccgGCAGCGATGCCGGTTCCTGGTTGTCCACCGCTTCCCCCTCCGCCCCTTCGCTCTGCGCCTCCACCTCCGGCCCCAGCAGCCCCGCTACCTCCGAGGACTGCGCTTACGCGCCCGCCGACACCCTGCTCAACTTCCGCGGGTTGCCCGCGGCCCCAGGCGCGCCTTGCCGCTAG